From Cyanobacteria bacterium QS_8_64_29, a single genomic window includes:
- a CDS encoding sugar kinase, translating to MVASGFGLDFGGTKLAAATLLPGEAQWHRYQRTVSAPGTDRAANWATMQALAGELLQGQTPAAIGVSFGGPVDAAAGVAQLSHHVPGWENVPLKQWLEAAWDAPTQIDNDANAAALGEHRLGAARGCNSALYITVSTGIGSGWILNGRLWHGANGVAGEIGHAAIDPSGPSCLCGKCGCLERLASGPYIAQDVRAELERDPQAGPLLRQLAGDGLAALTAQTVSQAAAGGDPLAQQALDRAAWALGTGIGNAANLLNPEAVVLGGGLTRAGDRFWAQVRQQARATTLPEVGVAIEPAALGDAAPLWGAAMLAREGT from the coding sequence ATGGTCGCTTCCGGTTTTGGCCTAGACTTTGGCGGCACCAAATTAGCCGCCGCCACGCTCTTGCCCGGTGAGGCCCAGTGGCACCGGTACCAACGGACTGTCTCTGCCCCTGGTACCGACCGCGCGGCCAATTGGGCAACCATGCAAGCGCTGGCGGGCGAGTTGCTGCAAGGTCAAACACCGGCTGCCATTGGCGTTAGCTTTGGCGGCCCTGTCGACGCGGCTGCTGGCGTCGCGCAGCTGTCCCATCACGTGCCGGGCTGGGAGAACGTGCCCTTAAAGCAGTGGCTGGAAGCCGCTTGGGACGCACCGACCCAAATCGACAACGATGCCAATGCGGCGGCGCTGGGCGAACATCGCTTGGGAGCCGCACGTGGCTGCAACAGCGCGCTCTACATCACAGTCAGTACGGGCATCGGCAGTGGCTGGATCCTGAACGGTCGCCTTTGGCATGGGGCCAACGGCGTGGCCGGCGAGATCGGGCATGCCGCGATCGACCCGAGCGGCCCTAGCTGCTTGTGCGGCAAGTGCGGTTGCCTGGAGCGTCTGGCCTCGGGGCCTTACATTGCCCAAGACGTGCGCGCCGAGCTCGAGCGCGACCCGCAGGCCGGCCCGTTGTTGCGCCAGCTGGCTGGCGACGGGCTAGCGGCCCTGACGGCGCAGACAGTCAGTCAGGCTGCCGCTGGTGGAGACCCCCTGGCTCAGCAAGCCCTCGACCGGGCGGCTTGGGCCCTGGGGACGGGCATTGGCAACGCCGCCAACCTGCTCAACCCCGAGGCGGTCGTGCTGGGTGGGGGCCTTACCCGGGCCGGCGATCGCTTTTGGGCGCAGGTACGCCAGCAAGCGCGCGCGACCACGCTTCCCGAGGTCGGCGTTGCAATCGAGCCAGCGGCGCTAGGCGATGCCGCTCCCCTTTGGGGGGCAGCGATGTTGGCGCGCGAGGGCACGTAG
- a CDS encoding choline transporter, translated as MERRRPPLARLLDAMEPWVFLPAAAVVIGFVAWGAASTQSAKTTFSALQSGIVETFGWFYILTATLLLGVVVWLLFSRFGRIRLGGPETRPEFGYLTWFSMLMSAGMGIGIVFFGVAEPVLHFVDPPIGEGQTDQALREAMRFTFYHWGLHPWAVYSALALPLAYFHFRHGLPLAPRSLLYPLLGERIYGAPGHAVDVLCTVGTLFGVATSLGLGAAQVNAGLGQLFGMPQDTESQLWLIGIITAAATISVVSGLHRGIRFLSQFNISLTVLIFAFVLLAGPTIFALELFLDGVGYYVQTLPVTSFRIEPGTEGGWQASWTLFYWSWWISWSPFVGVFVARISRGRTIREFVTTALLVPTLGGFLWFAALGGTGIRLIQAGTGNIAEQVGQNQALALFSVLEQLPLHSLTWALATLLVVIFFVTSSDSGSLVDDMVTSGGHPNPPKVQRVFWALAEGTVAATLLSFGGLQALRQASLTTGLPLAVFLLVAAYGLVRALRVDHATQGVPTAQQLQGGVESQPGQAPSGSDPLHRPPPADGR; from the coding sequence ATGGAACGCCGCCGTCCCCCCCTCGCGCGCTTGCTCGATGCCATGGAGCCCTGGGTGTTTTTGCCCGCTGCTGCGGTCGTCATTGGCTTTGTGGCTTGGGGGGCTGCTTCCACCCAAAGCGCCAAGACCACCTTTAGCGCCCTGCAGTCGGGGATTGTCGAGACCTTTGGCTGGTTCTACATTCTGACGGCAACCCTCCTGCTTGGCGTGGTGGTTTGGTTGCTGTTTTCGCGCTTCGGTCGCATTCGCCTAGGCGGGCCCGAGACGCGCCCCGAGTTTGGCTATTTGACCTGGTTTAGCATGCTCATGAGCGCCGGCATGGGCATCGGGATCGTCTTTTTTGGGGTCGCCGAGCCCGTGCTGCACTTTGTTGATCCCCCAATTGGAGAGGGCCAAACCGACCAAGCGCTGCGCGAAGCCATGCGCTTTACCTTCTACCACTGGGGCTTGCATCCCTGGGCCGTTTACTCGGCACTTGCCCTGCCGCTGGCCTACTTCCACTTTCGCCACGGCCTGCCGCTAGCACCGCGATCGCTGCTGTACCCGCTGCTGGGCGAGCGGATTTACGGGGCCCCAGGCCATGCGGTGGATGTCCTTTGCACGGTGGGAACGCTGTTTGGCGTGGCCACCTCGCTGGGGTTGGGCGCCGCTCAGGTCAATGCCGGCCTGGGCCAGCTGTTTGGCATGCCCCAAGACACCGAGTCCCAACTCTGGCTGATTGGGATCATTACGGCGGCAGCCACCATTTCGGTCGTTTCGGGGTTGCACCGCGGCATTCGCTTTTTGAGCCAGTTCAACATCAGCCTGACCGTGCTCATTTTTGCCTTCGTGTTGCTGGCCGGTCCCACTATCTTTGCCCTGGAGCTGTTTTTGGATGGCGTGGGCTACTACGTGCAGACACTGCCAGTGACGAGCTTTCGCATCGAGCCCGGCACCGAGGGCGGGTGGCAGGCCAGCTGGACCTTGTTTTACTGGAGCTGGTGGATCTCCTGGTCGCCCTTTGTGGGCGTCTTTGTCGCCCGCATCTCGCGGGGGCGCACCATCCGTGAGTTCGTGACCACAGCGCTGTTGGTGCCCACCCTAGGCGGTTTCCTGTGGTTTGCCGCGCTTGGGGGCACCGGTATCCGCCTCATTCAAGCTGGTACCGGCAACATTGCCGAGCAAGTCGGGCAGAACCAGGCCCTGGCCCTGTTTTCGGTGTTGGAGCAGCTGCCGCTGCACTCCCTCACTTGGGCCTTGGCCACCCTGTTGGTGGTGATCTTTTTTGTGACCTCCTCCGATTCGGGATCGCTGGTTGATGACATGGTGACCTCAGGGGGGCATCCCAACCCGCCTAAGGTGCAGCGCGTGTTCTGGGCGCTGGCTGAGGGAACGGTGGCGGCGACGCTGCTGTCTTTTGGCGGGCTCCAGGCGCTGCGCCAGGCGTCGCTAACGACGGGATTGCCGCTAGCGGTGTTTTTGTTGGTGGCTGCCTACGGTTTGGTGCGCGCCCTGCGCGTGGACCATGCCACCCAGGGGGTGCCCACGGCCCAGCAACTGCAGGGTGGCGTTGAGTCGCAACCGGGCCAGGCGCCATCGGGCAGCGACCCGCTCCATCGCCCCCCGCCGGCCGACGGCCGCTAG
- a CDS encoding peptidase M3, translated as MTGAAVAQNPLLIGEGLPPFDRIAPKHVVPGMRQLLQELEQELSELEANATPTWEGTVAPLARIEERLDWSWGIVNHLMGVKNSSALRQAHEQVQPEVVRFGNRLSQSAPIYRALKQLRDGPDWERLDRAQQRIVDAYLQDAELSGVGLEGERRERFNAIQLELAELSTQFSNHVLDATQAFQLRLTHPDEVAGLPESALRLAAQAARDRGDTDATTEAGPWVLTLDIPNFLPFMQHAQRRDLRERLYRAFVTRASSGEYDNNAIIERIPALRQEKAQLLGFNHYAELSLTQKMAPDVAAVERLLEELRSASYDAAAREVAELQALAAERSAPEGSDFQHWDFRYWAERQREARFELDAEALRPYFPFEQVLDGLFGLVQRLFGVTIEPADGEVPVWHSDVRYFRVRDRDGSAVASFYLDPYSRPSEKRGGAWMDECLNRARFTDATGNLQTRLPVAYLNCNQAPPLEGQPSLMTFDEVETLFHEFGHGLQHMLTQVDYPGAAGINNVEWDAVELPSQFMENWCYHRPTLFAMARHYQTGEPLPEAEYQKLLAARTHLSGSATLRQVYFSYLDLELHQRYRPDGSDTPWAIRDRVAERTTILQPLPEDAFLCFFGHIFDGPYAAGYYSYEWAEVLSADAFAAFEEAGLADDAAIAATGRRFRNTVLALGGSHPPMEVFRAFRGREPQTEPLLRHSGLKPAA; from the coding sequence ATGACCGGTGCTGCAGTCGCCCAGAATCCGTTGCTAATCGGCGAGGGGTTGCCGCCGTTCGATCGCATTGCCCCCAAGCACGTCGTCCCGGGGATGCGGCAGCTGCTGCAGGAACTCGAGCAGGAGCTGAGCGAGCTGGAAGCCAACGCCACCCCAACTTGGGAAGGCACGGTGGCGCCGCTCGCGCGCATTGAGGAGCGCCTCGACTGGAGCTGGGGCATTGTCAATCACCTCATGGGTGTCAAAAACAGCAGCGCGCTGCGCCAAGCCCACGAGCAGGTGCAGCCCGAGGTGGTGCGCTTTGGCAACCGGCTCAGCCAGAGCGCGCCCATCTACCGGGCACTCAAGCAGCTGCGCGACGGCCCCGATTGGGAACGCTTGGACCGAGCGCAGCAACGCATCGTGGATGCCTATCTGCAGGATGCCGAGCTGTCAGGTGTTGGCCTTGAGGGCGAGCGGCGGGAGCGCTTCAATGCCATCCAGCTCGAGCTGGCCGAGCTCTCGACGCAGTTTTCCAACCACGTGCTGGATGCCACCCAAGCGTTCCAGCTCCGGCTGACCCATCCCGATGAGGTGGCGGGCCTGCCCGAGAGCGCGCTGCGCCTGGCGGCTCAGGCAGCTCGCGATCGCGGCGATACCGACGCGACGACCGAAGCTGGCCCTTGGGTGCTAACGCTCGATATTCCCAACTTTTTGCCCTTTATGCAGCATGCGCAGCGGCGCGATCTGCGCGAGCGGCTCTATCGGGCGTTCGTTACGCGCGCCTCGAGCGGCGAGTACGACAACAACGCCATCATCGAGCGCATCCCGGCCCTGCGGCAGGAGAAAGCGCAGCTGCTGGGCTTCAACCACTACGCCGAGCTGAGCCTGACGCAGAAAATGGCGCCAGATGTCGCGGCGGTGGAGCGCCTGCTCGAGGAACTGCGCAGCGCCAGCTACGACGCGGCCGCCCGCGAGGTTGCCGAGCTGCAAGCCTTGGCTGCCGAGCGGAGCGCCCCGGAAGGCAGCGACTTCCAGCACTGGGACTTTCGCTATTGGGCCGAGCGCCAGCGCGAGGCCCGCTTCGAGCTGGATGCGGAAGCGCTGCGGCCCTACTTTCCGTTCGAGCAAGTGTTGGACGGCTTGTTCGGTTTGGTGCAGCGCCTGTTTGGGGTCACCATCGAGCCAGCCGATGGCGAGGTCCCGGTCTGGCATTCGGACGTGCGCTACTTTCGCGTGCGCGATCGCGATGGCAGCGCGGTGGCAAGCTTCTACCTCGATCCCTACAGCCGGCCCAGCGAAAAGCGCGGTGGGGCCTGGATGGATGAATGCCTCAACCGCGCTCGCTTCACCGATGCCACCGGCAACCTGCAAACCCGGCTGCCAGTGGCCTACCTCAACTGCAATCAAGCGCCGCCGCTGGAGGGACAGCCCAGCCTAATGACCTTTGACGAGGTGGAGACGCTGTTCCACGAGTTCGGCCACGGCTTGCAGCACATGCTGACCCAGGTGGACTATCCGGGTGCGGCCGGCATCAACAACGTGGAGTGGGATGCCGTCGAGCTCCCCAGCCAGTTCATGGAGAACTGGTGCTACCACCGCCCCACGCTGTTTGCCATGGCCCGCCACTACCAGACGGGCGAGCCGCTGCCCGAGGCGGAGTATCAAAAGCTGCTAGCTGCGCGCACCCACCTGAGTGGCTCGGCCACCCTGCGCCAGGTTTACTTTAGCTATCTGGATTTGGAGCTGCACCAACGCTACCGCCCGGATGGCTCCGATACGCCCTGGGCCATCCGCGATCGCGTGGCCGAGCGCACCACCATCCTGCAACCGCTGCCGGAAGATGCCTTCCTGTGCTTTTTCGGCCATATTTTTGATGGCCCCTACGCCGCCGGCTACTACAGCTACGAGTGGGCCGAGGTGCTGAGCGCCGATGCCTTTGCAGCCTTCGAGGAAGCAGGCCTAGCGGATGACGCCGCGATCGCGGCCACCGGCCGCCGTTTCCGCAATACGGTCCTGGCGCTGGGCGGGAGCCACCCGCCCATGGAGGTGTTTCGGGCCTTCCGCGGGCGCGAGCCCCAAACCGAGCCGCTGCTGCGGCACAGCGGTTTGAAGCCAGCAGCCTAG
- the leuC gene encoding 3-isopropylmalate dehydratase large subunit: MTAPQTLFDKIWNGHVVRERDDGTCLLYIDRHLIHEVTSPQAFEGIWLAGRQPRRPEAALAVADHNVPTSDRSAGIADPESRLQVETLEQNAAEFDIPIFRMDDRRQGIVHVIGPEQGLTQPGMTIVCGDSHTATHGAFGALAFGIGTSEVEHVLATQTLLAKKPQSMRVTVRGQRPFGVTAKDIILSIIGRIGTAGGTGHVIEYAGEAIRELSMEGRMTVCNMSIEAGARAGLITPDDKTIAYLRGRPLAPSSAWWERAVAYWQSLPSDAGARYDREVTLDAGELVPQVTWGTSPQDVAPVTSCVPDPRDFADPNRRRSAERALAYMDLSPGTRLQDVALDKVFIGSCTNARIEDLREAARLVEGRKVADGVYATVVPGSGLVKYQAEEEGLDAIFQQAGFDWREPGCSMCLAMNEDRLEPGERCASTSNRNFEGRQGRGGRTHLMSPAMAAAAAVTGRLTDVREMVG, encoded by the coding sequence ATGACCGCCCCGCAAACGCTATTCGACAAAATCTGGAACGGCCACGTGGTGCGCGAGCGCGACGATGGCACCTGCCTGCTCTACATCGATCGCCACCTCATTCATGAGGTCACCAGTCCGCAGGCGTTCGAGGGGATCTGGCTGGCCGGCCGGCAACCGCGCCGCCCCGAGGCGGCACTCGCGGTCGCCGATCACAACGTGCCCACCTCGGATCGCTCGGCCGGCATTGCCGATCCCGAGAGCCGCTTGCAGGTGGAAACGCTGGAGCAGAATGCGGCTGAGTTCGACATTCCTATTTTCCGCATGGACGACCGGCGCCAGGGGATCGTCCACGTCATCGGCCCCGAGCAGGGGCTAACGCAGCCGGGCATGACCATCGTGTGCGGGGACAGCCATACCGCCACCCACGGCGCGTTTGGCGCGCTGGCATTTGGCATTGGCACCTCGGAGGTCGAGCACGTCCTGGCCACCCAAACGCTGCTAGCCAAAAAGCCCCAGAGCATGCGCGTCACCGTGCGCGGGCAGCGGCCGTTTGGGGTGACCGCCAAAGACATTATCCTGAGCATTATCGGTCGCATCGGCACGGCTGGCGGGACGGGCCACGTCATTGAGTACGCGGGCGAGGCCATTCGCGAGCTGAGCATGGAAGGGCGCATGACTGTCTGCAACATGTCCATCGAGGCGGGGGCGCGCGCCGGCCTGATCACCCCGGATGACAAAACAATCGCCTACCTGCGCGGCCGGCCCCTCGCGCCCAGCTCGGCCTGGTGGGAGCGAGCGGTAGCGTACTGGCAGTCGCTGCCCTCGGATGCGGGCGCGCGCTATGACCGCGAGGTCACCCTCGATGCCGGCGAGCTCGTGCCGCAGGTGACCTGGGGGACTAGCCCGCAGGATGTGGCGCCGGTCACAAGTTGCGTTCCCGACCCACGCGATTTTGCCGATCCCAACCGGCGCCGCAGTGCCGAGCGCGCGCTGGCGTACATGGACCTGAGCCCGGGGACGCGGTTGCAGGATGTCGCGCTTGATAAAGTCTTCATTGGCTCTTGCACCAACGCGCGCATCGAGGACTTGCGCGAGGCGGCCCGCTTGGTGGAGGGCCGCAAGGTGGCCGATGGCGTCTATGCCACCGTCGTGCCGGGCTCGGGGTTGGTCAAATACCAAGCCGAGGAAGAAGGGCTGGATGCCATCTTCCAGCAAGCTGGCTTCGACTGGCGCGAGCCGGGCTGCTCCATGTGCCTGGCCATGAACGAGGATCGCCTGGAGCCGGGCGAGCGCTGCGCCTCCACCTCCAACCGCAACTTTGAAGGGCGCCAGGGGCGCGGCGGTCGCACCCACCTGATGAGCCCGGCCATGGCGGCGGCTGCCGCGGTGACGGGCCGGCTGACCGACGTTCGCGAGATGGTGGGCTAG
- the leuD gene encoding 3-isopropylmalate dehydratase small subunit has translation MEAFTELTGIAAPLPRANVDTDMIIPKQHLKTIKRTGLGKVLFDELRYDERGQERPEFVLNQVPYCDARLLVAGDNFGCGSSREHAPWALLDFGIRCVIAPSFADIFYNNCLKNGILPVALPQAQAEALMADAQDPETATLTVNLEHQQIRRTRGEPITFEIDAFRRQCLLEGLDDIALTLQDEAAIATFERQQREQLPWLWAS, from the coding sequence ATGGAGGCATTCACCGAACTCACCGGGATTGCGGCGCCGCTACCGCGCGCCAATGTCGATACCGACATGATTATCCCCAAGCAGCACCTCAAAACCATTAAGCGCACGGGCTTGGGCAAGGTGCTGTTCGACGAGCTGCGCTACGACGAGCGAGGGCAAGAGCGCCCCGAGTTCGTTCTCAACCAGGTGCCCTACTGCGACGCGCGCCTCCTGGTGGCCGGCGACAATTTTGGTTGCGGCTCCTCGCGCGAACACGCCCCCTGGGCGCTGCTCGATTTCGGCATTCGCTGCGTCATTGCGCCCAGCTTTGCCGACATTTTCTACAACAACTGCCTCAAAAACGGCATCCTGCCCGTGGCGCTGCCGCAGGCGCAGGCCGAAGCGCTCATGGCGGATGCCCAAGATCCCGAGACTGCCACGCTGACGGTCAACCTAGAGCACCAGCAGATCCGGCGCACCCGCGGCGAGCCCATCACCTTCGAGATCGATGCCTTTCGCCGGCAGTGCCTGCTTGAGGGCTTAGATGACATCGCCCTGACCCTGCAAGATGAGGCTGCAATTGCAACCTTCGAGCGGCAGCAGCGCGAGCAGCTGCCGTGGCTTTGGGCATCGTAG
- a CDS encoding dUTP diphosphatase, with protein sequence MRLKVAKTLPWATLPQYAHPDDSGLDLRAAESVELEPGGSRAIRTGLAIELPAGTEAQIRSRSGLALEHQIAVLNAPGTIDAGYRGEIRVISINYGRAPFRVTAGMKIAQMVVAPVLHPTIEAVERLSETARGSRGFGSSGS encoded by the coding sequence ATGCGCCTTAAGGTTGCCAAAACGCTGCCCTGGGCCACCCTGCCGCAGTACGCCCATCCCGACGATTCGGGGCTGGATCTGCGAGCAGCCGAGTCGGTCGAGCTCGAACCCGGCGGCAGCCGCGCGATCCGCACGGGCTTGGCCATCGAGCTCCCGGCCGGTACCGAGGCCCAAATCCGCTCCCGCAGCGGCCTGGCGCTCGAGCATCAGATCGCCGTCCTCAATGCCCCCGGCACGATCGACGCGGGCTATCGGGGCGAGATCCGCGTCATCTCGATCAACTACGGTCGAGCGCCCTTTCGCGTGACCGCTGGCATGAAAATCGCGCAAATGGTCGTTGCGCCCGTGCTGCACCCCACCATCGAAGCGGTCGAGCGCTTGAGCGAGACAGCGCGCGGCTCGCGCGGCTTTGGCTCGAGTGGCAGCTAG
- the plsY gene encoding acyl-phosphate glycerol 3-phosphate acyltransferase yields the protein MLASLAVSTLLFLGAYLLGSLPTGYLAGRWLAGVDIRNCGSGSTGATNVARAVGNRAAAVVLGVDVLKGILAVGSVAGAYAVLSPTILPPAWQPWLAAAAALGAIIGHSWPVWLGFAGGKSVATGLGVLLTLSPTIALGTSVAFALVVGASRIVSLGSLTAVVAAVGLAIMLGEPLPYQLFIGVAGAYVVWRHRGNIARLLQGTEPRLGQSR from the coding sequence ATGCTCGCTTCGCTGGCTGTCAGTACCCTGCTGTTTTTAGGCGCTTACCTGCTGGGATCGCTGCCCACAGGCTATTTGGCCGGCCGCTGGCTGGCCGGGGTCGACATTCGCAACTGCGGCTCGGGCTCGACGGGCGCCACCAACGTGGCACGCGCCGTGGGCAACCGAGCTGCCGCCGTCGTTTTGGGCGTTGACGTGCTCAAAGGGATCTTGGCCGTGGGCTCGGTCGCGGGGGCCTATGCCGTTTTGAGCCCCACAATATTGCCGCCCGCATGGCAACCCTGGCTGGCAGCGGCCGCTGCATTGGGCGCCATTATCGGCCACAGCTGGCCCGTTTGGTTGGGGTTTGCAGGGGGCAAATCGGTAGCGACCGGCTTGGGCGTTTTGCTAACGCTTAGCCCGACGATTGCCCTGGGGACCTCGGTGGCATTTGCGCTGGTGGTAGGCGCATCGCGCATCGTCTCGCTGGGCTCGCTGACGGCGGTGGTTGCCGCAGTGGGGCTGGCGATCATGCTTGGGGAGCCGCTGCCCTATCAGCTCTTCATCGGCGTTGCCGGCGCTTACGTGGTCTGGCGCCATCGCGGCAACATCGCTCGCTTGCTGCAGGGCACCGAACCGCGGCTGGGGCAATCGCGCTAG